A single window of Sphaerodactylus townsendi isolate TG3544 linkage group LG05, MPM_Stown_v2.3, whole genome shotgun sequence DNA harbors:
- the KCNK15 gene encoding potassium channel subfamily K member 15, with amino-acid sequence MKRQNLRTVALIGCVFSYLLVGAAVFDALESEAETGQRRLLEEKRLDLQRKYSFSSDDYRELERLVLRAEPHRAGRQWRFAGSFYFAITVITTIGYGHAAPGTDAGKVFCMFYAILGIPLTLVMFQSLGERMNILVRMVLKKIKKCLGMRQTTVSMKNMVVVGFLSCMGTLGIGAAAFSYFEGWTFFHAFYYCFITLTTIGFGDFVALQKHEALQKKPPYVAFSFMYILVGLTVIGAFLNLVVFRFLIMNSEDERRDEEERASLRRARNYINLRPRESNRSQSDILLPIEDRTSQMNLIPLMQEDPERQRGRSSGSTTRVPSFCTCLCYRPRMSRSPDPSHPEAFNCHTNLVYYNSISYKIMEVSLGGKDHTGLSSPRSTSSSNSPSCREHSRLRRKSI; translated from the exons ATGAAGCGGCAGAACCTGCGCACGGTGGCGCTGATCGGCTGCGTCTTCTCGTACCTGCTGGTGGGCGCCGCCGTCTTCGACGCGCTCGAGTCGGAGGCCGAGACCGGGCAGAGGCGGCTGCTGGAGGAGAAGCGCCTCGACCTGCAGAGGAAGTACAGCTTCAGCAGCGACGACTACCGCGAGCTCGAGCGCCTGGTGCTGCGCGCCGAGCCCCACCGCGCCGGCAGGCAATGGAGGTTCGCCGGCTCCTTCTACTTTGCCATCACCGTCATCACCACCATCG GTTACGGGCACGCTGCTCCTGGGACCGACGCGGGCAAGGTTTTCTGCATGTTCTATGCAATTCTTGGCATTCCACTTACCCTGGTCATGTTCCAAAGCCTTGGCGAGCGCATGAACATTCTGGTCCGGATGGTgctaaagaaaataaagaagtgCCTGGGGATGAGGCAGACAACGGTCTCCATGAAAAACATGGTAGTGGTGGGGTTCCTGTCCTGCATGGGAACGCTGGGCATCGGCGCTGCGGCCTTCTCCTATTTTGAAGGTTGGACCTTCTTCCACGCCTTCTACTATTGCTTCATAACGCTGACCACCATTGGCTTCGGAGACTTCGTAGCTCTGCAGAAACACGAAGCTTTGCAGAAGAAGCCCCCTTACGTCGCTTTCAGCTTCATGTACATCCTGGTGGGCTTGACGGTGATCGGAGCTTTCCTGAACTTGGTGGTGTTTAGGTTTTTGATCATGAACTCGGAAGACGAGAGACGGGATGAGGAAGAGAGGGCCTCCTTGAGGAGAGCCAGGAATTACATCAACCTAAGACCCAGGGAAAGTAATAGGAGCCAAAGTGATATCTTGCTTCCCATAGAAGACCGGACGAGTCAGATGAACCTCATCCCACTGATGCAAGAAGACCCCGAGAGGCAGAGGGGCAGGTCCTCCGGCTCCACCACAAGAGTCCCTTCCTTTTGTACCTGTCTGTGTTACAGGCCACGGATGAGCAGGAGTCCAGATCCTTCCCACCCAGAGGCCTTCAATTGCCATACAAATCTGGTTTATTACAATTCTATTTCTTACAAAATCATGGAAGTTTCCCTGGGTGGTAAGGACCACACCGGCTTGTCTTCTCCCCGGAGCACTTCGTCATCCAACAGCCCCAGTTGCCGGGAACATTCTCGATTGCGAAGGAAGTCTATCTGA